GCAAATATGCTTGCAAGCATGTCCGCATCCTTGGGAAAGTTTGCAGTCCTTGGAAACCATGAGTATTACCGAGGCATTGATCAAGCAATAGATTTTACGGAAAGGGCAGGTTTTGTATTGCTAAGGGGTGAGGTAAGAGACTTGGGACCCATCTTAGTGGTTGGAGTTGATGATGACGATTGTAGGTTTTTTAACGCATGCCAAGGAGAAATTGATGAGTACAAACTTTTGGAAAAGGTACAGAAAGGAAAGTTTATCCTACTTTTGAAACACAAACCAAGGCTAAATCCCATGTCTGTAGGACTATTTGATCTCATGCTTTCGGGGCATACCCACGGAGGACTCTACAAACCCATAGGGGATATCTTTCTCAAAAAGCTCTTCATCACAGACAGAGGATTTTTGCGTTTAGGGAGTTCTTACATCTTTGTGAGCAAGGGTGTAGGCACAGGCGGACCTCCCATGAGGCTTTTTTCTCCACCAGATGTTGCCATTATTGACCTTGTGAAAAAGTAATGCACGCTCTTATAAAAGACACAAAGAGGGGGTGCGGATCAAAAGGCTTGCTTTTAAATTCGGGATGAAACTGGCATCCTATGTACCAAGGGTGGTCTTTGAGCTCAATAATTTCTACCAGCTTTCCATCGGGAGAGAGGCCTGAAAAAACTATGCCAGCCTTTTGGTAAACATCTCTGTAGGCGTTATTAAATTCGTATCTGTGCCTGTGTCTTTCGTAAACTACTTCTTTACCGTATATGTTTCTCGCTTTGCTTCCTTCTACAAGCACGCAAGGATAAGACCCCAGCCTCATAGTTCCACCAAGACGGTCTATAGCCTTTTGATTTTCCATAAGGTCTATGACTGGGTAAGGTGTGTTTGGATCAAACTCTGTAGAGTTGGCTTTTTCCATTCCCAAAACGTTCCTTGCAAACTCTACACACATGAGTTGCATACCTAAACATATACCAAAGGTAGGCACTCCCTTTTCCCTCCCGTATTTTAAAGCCCTTATCTTACCCTCTGTACCTCTCTCTCCAAACCCACCGGGCACAAGAATACCGTCCAGATTTTCTAACATCTCTTCCTTCAAGTCCTCTGAGTTTATCCACTGGATATCCACTTTCACACCGTTTGCTATACCCCCGTGCAAAAGCGCTTCGTGTATACTTTTGTAAGAATCCTTCAGAGACATGTATTTACCCACAACCCCTATCTTTACCTCCCCCTGAACACTTCTTATCTTTTCCATTATGCTTTCCCATCTTGTTGGAAGTTCTTTGTAAGACAATCCAAAATGCTCCGCTATTATCCTGTCTACGCCTTGTCTTTTCAATATTATTGGTACTTCGTATATGTACTCTACGTCAGGTGCAGAAATG
The Hydrogenobacter hydrogenophilus DNA segment above includes these coding regions:
- a CDS encoding CTP synthase yields the protein MAKFIFVTGGVLSALGKGVTSASIGSLLEELGYTITFQKLDPYLNVDPGTMSPYQHGEVYVTEDGAETDLDLGHYERFTYSRMSRKNNITAGRVYFNVLERERRGGYLGATVQVIPHITDEIKKLIRSIEKDSDIAIVEVGGTVGDIESLPFLEAIRQLSLESKKEDILFVHVTYVPYIKSAGELKTKPTQHSVKELRAIGIQPHMIVCRSEMELPKSIKEKISLFTNVKESSVISAPDVEYIYEVPIILKRQGVDRIIAEHFGLSYKELPTRWESIMEKIRSVQGEVKIGVVGKYMSLKDSYKSIHEALLHGGIANGVKVDIQWINSEDLKEEMLENLDGILVPGGFGERGTEGKIRALKYGREKGVPTFGICLGMQLMCVEFARNVLGMEKANSTEFDPNTPYPVIDLMENQKAIDRLGGTMRLGSYPCVLVEGSKARNIYGKEVVYERHRHRYEFNNAYRDVYQKAGIVFSGLSPDGKLVEIIELKDHPWYIGCQFHPEFKSKPFDPHPLFVSFIRACITFSQGQ